CCAATATGTTATGGACTCTTACAAGTTCTTGAATTGACACAAGCTATTTGGTAAAATGCCCCCTCTTTAATATTATCGGGACGCTGGTTACATAACATTTCATACCATACCAATAATAGGGGACAAGATTATGGCAAAAATGAATCTCCTTGTAGGCAGTAAAAATATTTTTCAGAACAAAAACTGTGCAGGTTTCTGTCTGCCTTTACTTACAGAAAGGACACCGTTAAGGTCTTTGTTTTATTTCTTGAATAGCATCGTCATAGACTATTTCTTGCATATCAAACGCATCCTTAGGAAAGTAACCCCCAATAGGATAACGTCGCTATACAATAAAAAGGTTTTAGTTGAATGGTTCGTTGCCGTAAAAGAAAAATCTATGAGATTTATCTCTTCTATAAAATTCCGCATGGTTTTCATTATCTCATCTTTTTTTGCTCTGATATGTATAAGACTTATGGCGCAAGCGTTCGGTTTTTCTCTGGGATACCTCTACCTTACATTAATATGCCTTTCAGGATTTTGGTTCGGGTTTAGAGGAGGCGTTATAACCGCAACAATATCATCGCTTATTTTCCTTGCCGAAATATCCATATTCACAGACTGGCCGTTAAGAGACGTTGTTATAAATAGCTTTTTGTTGAGGGTCTGTTCCTTTTATGTTGGCGGGCTTGTAATGGCATACTTTTCAAAGATTGAAAGGTGTTTAAGACAGATGCAGGTGCTGGCCCATTACGACGAACTTACCGGATGCGCCAATTACAGGTGGTTAATGAAAATTCTGGATAATGAAATCAACCGATGCAAGCGTTATGACAAAGAGATGACTATCGTAATGATAGACTTAGATCATTTCAAAAATGTCAACGATGAATATGGGCATATAATCGGAAATCTAGTTCTTAAGTCTTTTGCGGATGTGGTGAAAAAAAACATAAGAAACATTGACATAGTTGGAAGATATGGCGGAGAGGAATTTCTTATAATCTTGCCTGAGGCAAACAATAACGATGCTAAAATGGTTCTTGATAGGGTAAGAGACAATCTTTGTAGGGGGATACAACTTTCTGGTAGTAAGGAGAGACTGGGGGTGTCCCTGCGTTTCAGCGCGGGGATTTCTTCTTTTCCTTTAAATGGAAAAACAGCGGAAGAGCTTATTGATGTCTCTGATAGGGCGTTATATCAGGCAAAGCGGTTAGGCCGAGACAAAATTATCGCAGAAAGGAGACGCTGGATTAGAGTAAAGCCGGCTCCGGGCCTCAAAATTAAACTCGTAAAGGATAAAAAGGAAGTAGCAGAAGTTGTTGATATCCTGAATATATCCTCGCACGGTATGCTGCTGGCGTTTTCTGAAGATGTAAAAGGTCATGATATTATCTGCAGAATATATTTTTCAGAGGATGAACAGCCATTATTAGAGTTGAAATGCGAGATAGTGTATAAGGATAAGACCGATAAAGGACTTTATTTGGTTGGAGTATATTTTGAGGAATTGCCAAAGCATGTCGAAGAGAAGATTCT
The sequence above is drawn from the bacterium genome and encodes:
- a CDS encoding diguanylate cyclase gives rise to the protein MAKMNLLVGSKNIFQNKNCAGFCLPLLTERTPLRSLFYFLNSIVIDYFLHIKRILRKVTPNRITSLYNKKVLVEWFVAVKEKSMRFISSIKFRMVFIISSFFALICIRLMAQAFGFSLGYLYLTLICLSGFWFGFRGGVITATISSLIFLAEISIFTDWPLRDVVINSFLLRVCSFYVGGLVMAYFSKIERCLRQMQVLAHYDELTGCANYRWLMKILDNEINRCKRYDKEMTIVMIDLDHFKNVNDEYGHIIGNLVLKSFADVVKKNIRNIDIVGRYGGEEFLIILPEANNNDAKMVLDRVRDNLCRGIQLSGSKERLGVSLRFSAGISSFPLNGKTAEELIDVSDRALYQAKRLGRDKIIAERRRWIRVKPAPGLKIKLVKDKKEVAEVVDILNISSHGMLLAFSEDVKGHDIICRIYFSEDEQPLLELKCEIVYKDKTDKGLYLVGVYFEELPKHVEEKILIHTDKGDYP